DNA from uncultured Fusobacterium sp.:
GCTCTTTTGGAAAGCAGGGATAAATATGGAATTTACACATTTTAATGAAAAAGGAAGAGCTAGAATGGTAGATGTTAGTGAAAAAAATGAAACTCAAAGAAAAGCCATTGCTAGAGGATATATTCAAATGAATCCTGAAACTATTAAATTAGTAGTTGAAGGTAAAATGAAAAAAGGAGATGTTCTTTCAGTAGCACAAGTAGGAGGAATATGTGGAGCTAAAAAAACTTGGGATTTAATTCCTATGTGCCATAATATTTTACTAACAGGTGCTGATATATCTTTTGAAATTGAAGAAAATAAAATTTGGATAGAATCTACAGTTAAAACTACTGGAAAAACTGGGGTTGAAATGGAAGCTCTTACAGCTGTTTCAATTGCTGCTTTAACTATCTATGATATGTGTAAAGCTGTGGATAAACATATGATAATTGGAGATATTAAACTTATTGAAAAAAAAGGTGGAAAATCTGACTTCCTTTTAAAATAAAACTCAAACTGAAGTTATTATAATTTAAGAATAAGGAGCAAGTATGGCTTAGCTCACTAAAAATACAAAATTTATTTTACTTAAATAGTTATATTTTTAGTGTAGTTTTCGCTGACTTGCTCTATTTATTCTCTATTTTAATTTAGAGGTGATAATTTTGAAAAAAGTATTGACAATTGCAGGTTCAGATTGTAGTGGTGGTGCAGGAATACAAGCAGATATAAAAACTATGAGTGCTTTAGGAATTTATAGTATGAGTGTTATAACTGCTATTACCGCACAAAATACTCTAGGAGTTCATGCTGTTCAAGATATTGATTCTACTATGGTAGAAAAACAAATACAGGTAATTTTTGAGGATATACAAGTTGATGCAGTTAAAATTGGAATGTTAGCTAATGGGAAAATAGCAGAAACTGTAAAAGAAAACTTAAAAAAATATCAAGCAAAAAATATTGTAATTGATCCTGTTATCTCATCAACAAGTGAATTTAGACTTTTTAAAGATGGAGCTATGGAAAAATTAAAATCTTTAATTGGAATAGCAGATTTGGTGACTCCTAATATACCAGAAGCTGAATTACTTACTGGTATTAAAATAAAAAATGAAGAGGATATTTTTAAGGCTGCTAAAGAACTAAAAAAATTAGGAGTAAAAAATGTATTAATTAAAGGTGGACATAGTCAAGATAATAGTTGTACTGATATTTTATTACTTGAAAACAATAAGTTTGTAAAATACTATGGGGAAAAAATAGCAGCTACTAATACTCATGGAACAGGTTGTACTTTATCTTCTGCTATTGCTTCTTTTTTAGCCAAAAATTATTCTATGGAAGAATCTGTAAAATTAGCTAAAGAATATATTACTTCCTCTATAAAAAACTCTTTCTCTATTGGTAAAGGGATTGGTCCACTTGGACATTTTATAGAGCTCTATAAGAAATCTTCTATTGATTATTGATAAATAAAAAATTATTTTATGATTAAAAATTGATTGTTTCAACTGTTTAAATATGATATAATTACTAAAGATAGTACTTAAATGTGAGGTAAAAAAATGAAAAAAAATTTTTTAACAAAATTTATTTATGAAATTTATTATATCTTATTTGTTATTTCTGAAAGAAAGAAAGATCAAAAAGAAAAAAACAATATAGCTAATAAATTCTTAATTTATAACAATAATCGAGTTTTAAAAAGCTTAAAAAACAAAAAAATAAATAAAGTATTAATACTTTTACCTCATTGCTTACAAAAATATTCTTGTCCTTTCAAAATAACATCAAATATTGAAAATTGTAAAAGCTGTGGACAATGTGTAATAGGTGATTTTTTGAACATTCAAAAAAGTTTTCCTGTAGAAGTTAAAGTTGCAACTGGAGGAACACTTGCTAGAAAACATATTAAAAGTATTTGTCCTGATTTAGTAATGGCAGTAGCTTGTAAAAGGGATCTTGTTTCAGGTATTCATGATGCTTACCCTGTAAATGTTTATGGTATATTTAATGAAATTCAAAATGAACCTTGTATTGATACTACTGTTTCTATAAATAAAGTAAAAGAGTTTTTAGAAAAGATATTTTAAAATTTTTAGTATAACAGGAGGTAGAACTTGAAAAAAAGATATTTTTTAATAGCTCTTATATTCTCTTTGGGAATATCAGTCATTGCTTCTGAAAAGGAAGATTTAGCTTTTGTAGATGAACTTTATAAACAGAAAAAATTTGACATGGCAATAGTTGAATCAAAAAGTTTTTTAGATAAATATCCTACTTCTAAATATAACAAAAATATTCAAGATAGGATAGCTAAGGTTTATTTTCTTCAAGGGGATTATGCCAATGCTATAAAGTATTTTAAAATACTTTTAATGAATAACGATCTTAAAGAAAAAGAGAAAAATGAGATAAGATACTATCTTGTAAAATCCTATGCAGGAATAGGAGATAAAAAAACTAGTGAAGATTATCTTAAACTCATAGATATAAAAAATGAATATTATGAAAAAGCTATTTATGATACTGGTGTTATATTTCTAAGTAGAGAAAATTATCCTCTAGCAGAGGAACAATTTCAAAAAATAATAAATCTCAATGGAAAATATTATAGTGATGCTATCTTAAGTATGGCTCTTCTCTCTTATAATAGAGGAGATTTTAATAGAAGTATCGCCTATTTAAACCAATATGCTCAATTAAAAGGAAAAAGAAATACTATCTTTATGAATTATTTATTTGGTTCTTCATATTATAAGTTAAATCAAAATGATTTAGCTGCAAATTATTTTGAAGAAGCATTTAATGAAAATAAAAATAGTGCTTATGGAAAAAAGGCTGCTTTAAACTTAATTGAAATATATAGTAATCAAAACAAACCTGAAAAAGCTAGTGAAAAATTACAAGCTTTAAAAGGAAATATTGAATTTGATGAAGGAACAAGAATTTTAGGAGATTCTTATGCTACAAAGGGAGAGTACTCTAAAGCTATAAGTTATTATAATCAAGTAACTGATCTTTCCAATCCAAAACTTTTATATAGTTATGGATTTTCTTTATATAAATTAAATAAACTTAAAGAAGCTCAAGCTTATTTTGAAAGTTTAAAAAATAGTTCTTACTATAATCAAGCACTATATTATATCTTTGCTATAGATTATAAACTTGGAAATTATAAAAAAATTATAAAAAATAAAGATGAAATTAAAAAAGTAGTTGTTAATCAAAAAGATGTAATTAGTATAAATACTATTATTGCTAACTCAGCTTATGAATTAGGAGAATTTAACCTATCTAAAGATTATTATAGTAGAAACTATGTTCTTAATTCTGATATTGAAAGTTTATACAGAATTATTGTAATAAATAATAAAATAGAAGATATTAATGATATTAAATTAAGATTTTCTGAGTATAAGAATAAATTTCCAAATGACACTAAATATAGAAAAAATATATATCTAAGTGTTGGTGAAACTTATTATAAAAAAGATTTATTAGATGATAGTATCAATATATATATAGAATACTTAGAAAAAAATAAAGATTTTGATATTCTTAATAACTTAGTTACTCTTCTTTTAGCAAAACAAAATTATTCAGAGATGTTAAAATATTTAGATAATTCTGATAATTCTTTAAATAATATATATTTAAAAGGAATTGCTTCTATGGGAATGGGAAATTACTCAGAAGCTATGAATTATTTTTCAACTGTAGAACAAGATAGTTCTATTCAACCTGACCTATTAGAAAAGGTAAAATTCAATAAAATTAGAAACTTCTTCTTATGGCAAAAATATGATGAGGTTATAAAATATAGTGAAGATTATCTTAAAAATTATACTAATGAACCTAATAGAGCTGAAATTATAGATAAAACTGCTATTAGCTATTTCAGATTAAATAATTTTGAAAAGAGTTTAGAATATTATAATTTATTAAAAAATAACTCTCAATACAGTGAGTATGCTGAATTTCAAATTGCAGATACATTTTATGCTCAAGGAAAATATCAAGATGCTTTAAATAAATATCAAGAGATTTTTACAAAATATCCTGAAGGCAAATACAGTGAATCTTCATACTATTGGTATTTAAACTCTTTGATAAATTTACAAAAATTTGATAATTTTGAAAAAGAAAAAGGTATATTCTTAAAAAAATATCCAAATTCCACTTTTAAAGAAAATATATATATATTAAGTGCTCAAATTTATGAAAAGCAAGGAGAAAAGGAAAATTCTTTAGCTAACTATCAAAAATTATATGAAACATCAGCTAATAAAACTATAAAAGAAGATACAGCATCTAAGATCATAAATATTTACCTTAACAGCAATAAATTAGATGAAGCTAAAAAATATATACTAGAACTTGCTAATCCTGAAATAAAAAGTTATTATAATTCTTTAATTTTTGAAAAACAAGGCAAAAAAGAAGAGGCTTTAAAAGAATATGAAAATCTTTTTAAAGGAACTAAGTATAAAGATTATGCTGGAATAAACTTAGGAAATTACTATTTCAATAAAAAAGATTTTAAAACAGCTAGAGAGTATTATATTGCTGTAGATAATTTAGAAAGTTCATCTTATAAAGATTTTGTTCTTTATCAACTTTCAAATATTGATGAATTAGAGGGTAAAAATGATAGTGCTTTAAGAGGATATACAAAAGGATATGTTTTATATAATGGGGATTATTCAACTCTTTCTAAGTTCAAAGCTGCTCAGCTTAATGAAAAACTTGGGAAAGAATCTGATGCTTTTTCTCTATACAAAGAACTTTATTCAAATAAAGATTTTCAATATAAAAATTTTATATTAGAAAAAATGATTTTTTATACATTAAAATCAGGAAACAAAATTGAAGCTAAAAAATATTATTTAGAGTTACAAAAGTTAGATAAACAAACTTCAGAAAAATATAATCAATTTTTTAAATAGGAGGAATATATTATGAAAAAATTATTAACTGTTCTATTTTTATCATCTAGTATTTGCATGTTAGGAGCTGACGATATTACTCTTGATAAAGAGGTTCAAGGAGTTAACAAAGAACAACTTGAAATTAGAGAGCTTCCTACTGAAGAAGTTATTTTAGATAATCAAAAAATTGACTCTGGAGCTATAAAAATAACTAATGATAATTACCAAAATCAAAACCAAAAAATTAAAGTTGTTCAAGGAGAAAAATCTGCTCTTGAAAATGAAATTTCACAAGGTGTTGAAGAGAAATCTTATTTAAAATATATACTTGGTGGTTTAGGAGTTGTAGCTTTAATTATTGCTTTATAATCTAGGAGGACAAATGTACTATTTAACAAACGGTGGAATACTAATGTATGTGATACTTATTATGTCAATAATAGGAATCTATGCTATAATTGAAAGATTTATTTATTTTTCAAGAAATGAAAAAAATAATAGAAGTTTTTTAACAAAAGATATAAAAGAGCAATTGGATAAAGGAAATATAAAGGAACTTATTATCATGCTTAATAAAGAAAAAAGTTCTGTTTCTAAAGTTTTAAAAGAGATCTTATATGAACTTTATAAATCTTCTAATTCTAGTACACAAAAATTAGAAGAAAAAGGAAAAGAAAAAGCAATGTTACAATTAGTCAATCTAGAAAAAAATATGTGGTTAATCTCTTTAGCTGCTCATCTTACTCCTCTTATAGGACTTTTAGGAACTGTAACTGGTATGATTAAAGCTTTCCAAGCTGTTTCTATCTATGGAACAGGAGATGCTAGTATTTTAGCTAAGGGAATATCTGAAGCATTATTTACTACAGCTGGAGGACTTTTTGTTGCTATTCCTGCATTAATCTTTTATAATTATTTCAATAAAAAAATTGAAAAGATAATATCTGATATTGAAATAACTACTACTGAGCTTATAAACTACTTTAGAAAATAGGAGCAGATTATGAAAATAGAAAGACATAGAAAAAGAGGAGAGTTAATTTTAGAACTCACTCCACTAATAGATGTTGTATTTCTTTTATTAATCTTTTTCTTAGTAGCCACTACCTTTGATGATATGAAAGGAGGTATAAAAATAGATTTACCTCAATCTACAATCAGAGAGATTTCAGATATTAAAGAAATACAAATAATTATAGATAAAAATAAAAATCTAATACTAAACTATAAAGAAAAAGGGAAAAAAGAACAAATAAGTTTAAGTAAAGAGAATTTAAAAGAAAAATTATCAGAGAAATTATTAGAATCAAAAGAGAAAAATGTAATTATTAGTGCAGATAAAAAATTAGATTATGGTTATATTGTTGATATAATGACAATAGCTAAAGAAGCAGGTGCTAACTCTTTAGATATTGATACAGCGGATAAAAAATAAAGGAGGGAGTTATGAAAAAAGAAGATGGAATAAGTATACTCCTTTCTATAATAATAAATATAATCATTGTGCTATTAATTCCAAACTTATCCTTTGAAAAAGTTGAAAATAAAAAAATTAAAATTGGTTTAGTTAATTTTGAAAATAAAAATAGAACTACTTTAAATGGTAAAAAAAATACAGATAGTTCTAATATAAAAAATACTCAAGAGGTAAAGAAAAAAACAGATACTTCTAAGAAAAATATAGACAAGAAAAAAGAGACAGATTCAAATAAAGTGGATCTTTCTGCCTTAAAAAATATTGCAAACACTATTACTACTCCACAAGTTGAGGTTATTAGCAGTGTACAACCGTTATCATCTAATAGAAAAGTAGAAAATATTAAAGTTCCTAAAAAAGAATTTGGAGGTCAAGGAGGAATTAATTCAAATAGTTCTCTTAGTGAAAATATCACTTTAACTAAAGAATTAATCTCTTCAGAAAATGAAAAGTTAGAGTTAAATGAAAATGAAAAGATTTCTTTTAATTCTGAAATAGGAAATGACACTTCTTTTGATAGAATTCTTCAAATTGAAGGAGATGTTGAAGGATTACCTAGTGGTTATAAATTAGGAACAGAGGATGGAGATATAGTAGCTAAATGGGACAACACTAATAAAGAGCCTACTTATCCTGAAAGTGCACAACTTAAAGGTCTTCATGGAAGTGTAAAAATTAGAATGACTATTGATGAAAAAGGGAATATAAAAAATCTACTTCTAGAAAAGGGAAGTGGAGTTCCTGAAATAAATAACGCTATTGAAGAAGTAGCTAGAACTTGGAAGATATATTTAAGTAAAAATGGAATGAGTGTTCAAGGTGACGTTATATTAGAGTATAATTTTATTTTAAAAGGAAAAACAAACTAAATCTATTAAATATTTTAAGAGGTGAACAAATGATTCTTTTAGGATTTAGATTAGAAAAAAGTTTAAAAGATGAATTAGAAAATAATTTTGAAAATGAATTAACTTTTGCTGAAAATATTAGTGAATTTATTGATTTTCTAAAAATAAAAAAATATGAGGCTATTGTTATTGAAGAAAAAAATCTTCAAGAAGAAGCATTAATAAATCTTATAAAAAAAGTGGGAGAGCATCAAAAAAAAGGAGTTATTATAGTTTTAGGAGAGACTTCTAACTTAAAAGTAGTTGCTGGAAGTGTTAAAGCAGGAGCATATGACTATATATTAAAACCTCTTGATACACCTAGTATAATAAAAATTATTGAAAAATCTGTTAAAGATTATAAACTTTTAGCTGAAAGAATAGATAAACATAAAAGCTCTGGTGATAAACTTATTGGTCAAACTAAAGAGATTGTCGAACTTTATAAAATGATTGGTAAAGTTGCTACAAGTAGAGTTCCAGTATTAGTAGTTGGAGAAAAAGGAACAGGAAAAACAAGTGTAGCAAAGGCAATACATCAATTTAGTGA
Protein-coding regions in this window:
- the moaC gene encoding cyclic pyranopterin monophosphate synthase MoaC; the encoded protein is MEFTHFNEKGRARMVDVSEKNETQRKAIARGYIQMNPETIKLVVEGKMKKGDVLSVAQVGGICGAKKTWDLIPMCHNILLTGADISFEIEENKIWIESTVKTTGKTGVEMEALTAVSIAALTIYDMCKAVDKHMIIGDIKLIEKKGGKSDFLLK
- the thiD gene encoding bifunctional hydroxymethylpyrimidine kinase/phosphomethylpyrimidine kinase, translating into MKKVLTIAGSDCSGGAGIQADIKTMSALGIYSMSVITAITAQNTLGVHAVQDIDSTMVEKQIQVIFEDIQVDAVKIGMLANGKIAETVKENLKKYQAKNIVIDPVISSTSEFRLFKDGAMEKLKSLIGIADLVTPNIPEAELLTGIKIKNEEDIFKAAKELKKLGVKNVLIKGGHSQDNSCTDILLLENNKFVKYYGEKIAATNTHGTGCTLSSAIASFLAKNYSMEESVKLAKEYITSSIKNSFSIGKGIGPLGHFIELYKKSSIDY
- a CDS encoding DUF116 domain-containing protein, encoding MKKNFLTKFIYEIYYILFVISERKKDQKEKNNIANKFLIYNNNRVLKSLKNKKINKVLILLPHCLQKYSCPFKITSNIENCKSCGQCVIGDFLNIQKSFPVEVKVATGGTLARKHIKSICPDLVMAVACKRDLVSGIHDAYPVNVYGIFNEIQNEPCIDTTVSINKVKEFLEKIF
- a CDS encoding tetratricopeptide repeat protein, giving the protein MKKRYFLIALIFSLGISVIASEKEDLAFVDELYKQKKFDMAIVESKSFLDKYPTSKYNKNIQDRIAKVYFLQGDYANAIKYFKILLMNNDLKEKEKNEIRYYLVKSYAGIGDKKTSEDYLKLIDIKNEYYEKAIYDTGVIFLSRENYPLAEEQFQKIINLNGKYYSDAILSMALLSYNRGDFNRSIAYLNQYAQLKGKRNTIFMNYLFGSSYYKLNQNDLAANYFEEAFNENKNSAYGKKAALNLIEIYSNQNKPEKASEKLQALKGNIEFDEGTRILGDSYATKGEYSKAISYYNQVTDLSNPKLLYSYGFSLYKLNKLKEAQAYFESLKNSSYYNQALYYIFAIDYKLGNYKKIIKNKDEIKKVVVNQKDVISINTIIANSAYELGEFNLSKDYYSRNYVLNSDIESLYRIIVINNKIEDINDIKLRFSEYKNKFPNDTKYRKNIYLSVGETYYKKDLLDDSINIYIEYLEKNKDFDILNNLVTLLLAKQNYSEMLKYLDNSDNSLNNIYLKGIASMGMGNYSEAMNYFSTVEQDSSIQPDLLEKVKFNKIRNFFLWQKYDEVIKYSEDYLKNYTNEPNRAEIIDKTAISYFRLNNFEKSLEYYNLLKNNSQYSEYAEFQIADTFYAQGKYQDALNKYQEIFTKYPEGKYSESSYYWYLNSLINLQKFDNFEKEKGIFLKKYPNSTFKENIYILSAQIYEKQGEKENSLANYQKLYETSANKTIKEDTASKIINIYLNSNKLDEAKKYILELANPEIKSYYNSLIFEKQGKKEEALKEYENLFKGTKYKDYAGINLGNYYFNKKDFKTAREYYIAVDNLESSSYKDFVLYQLSNIDELEGKNDSALRGYTKGYVLYNGDYSTLSKFKAAQLNEKLGKESDAFSLYKELYSNKDFQYKNFILEKMIFYTLKSGNKIEAKKYYLELQKLDKQTSEKYNQFFK
- a CDS encoding MotA/TolQ/ExbB proton channel family protein; amino-acid sequence: MYYLTNGGILMYVILIMSIIGIYAIIERFIYFSRNEKNNRSFLTKDIKEQLDKGNIKELIIMLNKEKSSVSKVLKEILYELYKSSNSSTQKLEEKGKEKAMLQLVNLEKNMWLISLAAHLTPLIGLLGTVTGMIKAFQAVSIYGTGDASILAKGISEALFTTAGGLFVAIPALIFYNYFNKKIEKIISDIEITTTELINYFRK
- a CDS encoding biopolymer transporter ExbD codes for the protein MKIERHRKRGELILELTPLIDVVFLLLIFFLVATTFDDMKGGIKIDLPQSTIREISDIKEIQIIIDKNKNLILNYKEKGKKEQISLSKENLKEKLSEKLLESKEKNVIISADKKLDYGYIVDIMTIAKEAGANSLDIDTADKK
- a CDS encoding energy transducer TonB — translated: MKKEDGISILLSIIINIIIVLLIPNLSFEKVENKKIKIGLVNFENKNRTTLNGKKNTDSSNIKNTQEVKKKTDTSKKNIDKKKETDSNKVDLSALKNIANTITTPQVEVISSVQPLSSNRKVENIKVPKKEFGGQGGINSNSSLSENITLTKELISSENEKLELNENEKISFNSEIGNDTSFDRILQIEGDVEGLPSGYKLGTEDGDIVAKWDNTNKEPTYPESAQLKGLHGSVKIRMTIDEKGNIKNLLLEKGSGVPEINNAIEEVARTWKIYLSKNGMSVQGDVILEYNFILKGKTN